A stretch of the Balearica regulorum gibbericeps isolate bBalReg1 chromosome 15, bBalReg1.pri, whole genome shotgun sequence genome encodes the following:
- the CCZ1 gene encoding vacuolar fusion protein CCZ1 homolog isoform X1 has translation MATAAAGGAGQEKQLAPTLLSFFIYNPKLGPKEGEEEKKILFYHPNEVEKNEKIRNVGLCEAIVQFTRTFSPTKPAKSLHTQKNRQFFHEPEENFWMVMVVRNPIIEKHKDGKPVYEYQEEELLDKVYSSVLQQCYSMYKLFNGTFLKAMEDGGVKVLKERLEKFFHRYLQTLHLQSCDLLDVFCGISFFPLDKMTYLKIQSFINRMEESLNIVKYTAFLYNDQLIWSGLEQDDMRILYKYLTTSLFPRHMEPELAGRDSPIRAEMPGNLQHYGRFLTGPLNLNDPEAKCRFPKIFVNTDDTYEELHLIVYKAMSAAVCFMIDASIPPTLEFCRKLDSIVGPQLTVLASDICEQYNINKRISGAEKEPQFKFIYFNHMNLAEKSTIHMRKTPSVSLASVHPDLMKILGDINSDFSRVDEDEEIIVKAMSDYWVVGKKSDQRELYVILNQKNANLIEVNGKDCFLLPLNTVTTKMYVPGEVIKSISQEI, from the exons ATGgcgacggcggcggcggggggagccggCCAGGAGAAACAGCTCGCTCCGACCCTGCTCAGTTTCTTCATCTACAACCCCAAGCTGGGCCCCAAAGAGGGAGAG gaagaaaagaagattcTCTTCTATCACCCGAACGAAgtagaaaagaatgaaaaaattagaaatgtgggACTATGTGAAGCTATAGTACAATTCACAAG gacATTTAGTCcaacaaaacctgcaaaatcCCTACATACACAGAAGAATAGACAATTCTTCCATGAACCTGAAGAAAACTTCTGGATGGTCATG GTTGTACGGAATCCCATAATAGAAAAACACAAAGATGGAAAGCCAGTCTATGAATATCAGGAAGAAGAATTACTG GACAAGGTCTATAGTTCTGTCCTACAGCAGTGCTACAGCATGTACAAG CTTTTCAATGGCACATTCCTGAAAGCCATGGAAGATGGAGGTGTAAAAGTTCTAAAGGAGAGACTAGAGAAATTCTTCCATCGG TACTTGCAGACACTGCATTTACAGTCTTGCGATCTGCTGGATGTGTTTTGTGGGATCAGCTTCTTTCCACTGGATAAAATGACTTACTTGAAAATTCAGTCATTTATTAATAGGATGGAAGAAAGCCTGAACATAGTCAAGTATACTGCATTTCTCTACAATGATCAGCTTATCTG GAGTGGACTGGAACAAGATGACATGAGAATTTTGTACAAATATCTCACGACATCTCTCTTTCCACGGCACATGGAGCCTGAG ttagcGGGAAGAGATTCTCCTATACGTGCTGAAATGCCAGGAAATCTACAACACTATGGAAG GTTTCTTACTGGACCTTTAAATCTTAATGATCCGGAAGCAAAATGCCGTTTCCCCAAAATATTTGTTAACACTGATGACACTTACGAAGAGCTTCACTTAATTGTTTATAAG gccATGAGTGCAGCTGTCTGCTTTATGATTGATG CTTCAATTCCACCTACGCTGGAGTTTTGCCGTAAACTGGACAGCATTGTTGGGCCTCAACTCACCGTCTTAGCGTCAGACATATGTGAACAATACAACATCAACAAGAGAATATCAGG GGCTGAGAAGGAGCCTCAGTTTAAGTTTATCTATTTCAATCACATGAACCTGGCAGAGAAAAGTACCATTCACATGAGGAAAACACCCAGTGTATCACTTGCATCTGTTCACCCTGACCTCATGAAGATTCTCGGTGACATCAACAGTGACTTCTCCAG AGTTGATGAAGACGAGGAAATTATTGTGAAGGCAATGAGTGATTACTGGGTAGTTGGGAAAAAGTCTGACCAGCGAGAACTGTATGTTATTTTGAatcaaaaaaatgcaaatctgaTTGAAGTTAATGGTAAGGATTGTTTTTTATTACCTTTAAATACAGTTACTACTAAAATGTATGTCCCTGGAGAAGTAATAAAATCCATCTCACAAGAAATCTAG
- the CCZ1 gene encoding vacuolar fusion protein CCZ1 homolog isoform X2 — MATAAAGGAGQEKQLAPTLLSFFIYNPKLGPKEGEEEKKILFYHPNEVEKNEKIRNVGLCEAIVQFTRTFSPTKPAKSLHTQKNRQFFHEPEENFWMVMVVRNPIIEKHKDGKPVYEYQEEELLDKVYSSVLQQCYSMYKLFNGTFLKAMEDGGVKVLKERLEKFFHRYLQTLHLQSCDLLDVFCGISFFPLDKMTYLKIQSFINRMEESLNIVKYTAFLYNDQLIWSGLEQDDMRILYKYLTTSLFPRHMEPELAGRDSPIRAEMPGNLQHYGRFLTGPLNLNDPEAKCRFPKIFVNTDDTYEELHLIVYKAMSAAVCFMIDASIPPTLEFCRKLDSIVGPQLTVLASDICEQYNINKRISGAEKEPQFKFIYFNHMNLAEKSTIHMRKTPSVSLASVHPDLMKILGDINSDFSRVDEDEEIIVKAMSDYWVVGKKSDQRELYVILNQKNANLIEVNEEVKKLCATQFNNIFFLD; from the exons ATGgcgacggcggcggcggggggagccggCCAGGAGAAACAGCTCGCTCCGACCCTGCTCAGTTTCTTCATCTACAACCCCAAGCTGGGCCCCAAAGAGGGAGAG gaagaaaagaagattcTCTTCTATCACCCGAACGAAgtagaaaagaatgaaaaaattagaaatgtgggACTATGTGAAGCTATAGTACAATTCACAAG gacATTTAGTCcaacaaaacctgcaaaatcCCTACATACACAGAAGAATAGACAATTCTTCCATGAACCTGAAGAAAACTTCTGGATGGTCATG GTTGTACGGAATCCCATAATAGAAAAACACAAAGATGGAAAGCCAGTCTATGAATATCAGGAAGAAGAATTACTG GACAAGGTCTATAGTTCTGTCCTACAGCAGTGCTACAGCATGTACAAG CTTTTCAATGGCACATTCCTGAAAGCCATGGAAGATGGAGGTGTAAAAGTTCTAAAGGAGAGACTAGAGAAATTCTTCCATCGG TACTTGCAGACACTGCATTTACAGTCTTGCGATCTGCTGGATGTGTTTTGTGGGATCAGCTTCTTTCCACTGGATAAAATGACTTACTTGAAAATTCAGTCATTTATTAATAGGATGGAAGAAAGCCTGAACATAGTCAAGTATACTGCATTTCTCTACAATGATCAGCTTATCTG GAGTGGACTGGAACAAGATGACATGAGAATTTTGTACAAATATCTCACGACATCTCTCTTTCCACGGCACATGGAGCCTGAG ttagcGGGAAGAGATTCTCCTATACGTGCTGAAATGCCAGGAAATCTACAACACTATGGAAG GTTTCTTACTGGACCTTTAAATCTTAATGATCCGGAAGCAAAATGCCGTTTCCCCAAAATATTTGTTAACACTGATGACACTTACGAAGAGCTTCACTTAATTGTTTATAAG gccATGAGTGCAGCTGTCTGCTTTATGATTGATG CTTCAATTCCACCTACGCTGGAGTTTTGCCGTAAACTGGACAGCATTGTTGGGCCTCAACTCACCGTCTTAGCGTCAGACATATGTGAACAATACAACATCAACAAGAGAATATCAGG GGCTGAGAAGGAGCCTCAGTTTAAGTTTATCTATTTCAATCACATGAACCTGGCAGAGAAAAGTACCATTCACATGAGGAAAACACCCAGTGTATCACTTGCATCTGTTCACCCTGACCTCATGAAGATTCTCGGTGACATCAACAGTGACTTCTCCAG AGTTGATGAAGACGAGGAAATTATTGTGAAGGCAATGAGTGATTACTGGGTAGTTGGGAAAAAGTCTGACCAGCGAGAACTGTATGTTATTTTGAatcaaaaaaatgcaaatctgaTTGAAGTTAATG aaGAAGTGAAGAAACTTTGTGCAACACagtttaataatattttcttcttggatTGA